The following is a genomic window from Chitinophaga caseinilytica.
CGGCCGATATCGATCCCCGTCCCGACGGAGAAAAGGACTATGAACAATATCTCGCGGAAGCCCTCGCGCATTCGTTCCCTTATCACATCTCGGAACAACAAACCGAACTGAGCAAGCTGCAATTGCGGAAAACGAAAGCCAATCTCCGCCCGAAAGCCGGCATTTATAGCGAATTCTACTATGCCAATCCCCAAATCTTCCTTTTCCCCTACAACCCTTACTGGTACTCGCTCGGCGTAGCCGGACTGAAAGCTTCTTTCCCCATATCCGAGCTCTGGCACAACGTCCACAAAGTACGCGCCGCGAAGCTGGAACTGGAGAAAGAGGAAATCGCGCATAAAGACACTGAAGACCAGGTGCGCCAGCAGGTGAAAGCAGCCTTTCTCCGCTATAGGGAGGCGCTCGTTCGCATCAGCGTAGCGGAAGCGAACGTGGCACAGGCGGTGGAAAACGCCCGCATCATCAAAAATACCTACTTCAATCATACTTCGCTCGTGACAGACCTCCTCGATGCCGACGTGCAGGTGCTGCAAACGCGGTTCGAGCTCGCGGCGGCGCGCATCCTGGCGCAAGACAAATACTTCCTCCTTCAAAACATTACTGGCATTCTTTAAAAGTATCATGAAAAAGAAATACACCGTAACCGACAGGCTGATTACCCGCATCACAGGCTGGATCGCCGGGATGATCGTACTGGCCCTGGCCGTTTGGGGCGTTTTCACGCTGTGGGGCTATTATACTTACGAACAAACCAACGACGCGCAGGTACAGGAATATGTGAACCCCGTCATCGCCCGGGCGGGCGGCTTTATCGTGGCCGTGAAGTTCGAGGAAAACGAACAGGTGAAGAAAGGAGATACGCTGCTGATCATCGACAACCGGGAATATGCGCTTCAGCAGGAGCAGACGGAAGCTTCCATCCGGAAAGCCGAAGCGCAATTGCGGGTATTGCAAAGCAATGTGCATACGCTCGGGAAAACGGCGGCGTCCGCCAAATCGAAGATCGCCGCTACGAAAGCGGAAGTCTGGAAGCAGCAGCTCGACTACGACCGCTACCAGCAATTGTACAAAGAGGAATCTGCCACCAAACAGCAGCTGGAGCATGTGAAAGCCACGCTGGACGTTAATACCAGCGATTACCAGTCGGCCGAAGACAACTACGGCGCCGCCGTTTCCCGCATTGGCGACATCGAAGCGGAAAAGACGGTCGTACTCGCGGAGATCGCCCGGCTGAAAGCCTTGCTGGACCGGCATAAGCTCGATGTGAGCTATACGGTCGTTACCGCATCGTACAACGGCCGGATGGGCCGGCGAACGGTGGAAGTAGGGCAGATGATCGACGCGGGAGAAACGCTGGCCTTCATCGTGAACGACGAAACCGACAAATGGGTGGTGGCCAATTACAAGGAAACGCAGGTGGCGAACATGCACATCGGTGATTCGGTGAAAGTGGTGGCGGATGCCTACCCCGACCAGGCGTTCAGGGGAACGATCATTTCCCTGTCTCCCGCAACAGGCTCCAGTTTTTCCCTGCTGCCGCCGGATAATTC
Proteins encoded in this region:
- a CDS encoding HlyD family secretion protein, with product MKKKYTVTDRLITRITGWIAGMIVLALAVWGVFTLWGYYTYEQTNDAQVQEYVNPVIARAGGFIVAVKFEENEQVKKGDTLLIIDNREYALQQEQTEASIRKAEAQLRVLQSNVHTLGKTAASAKSKIAATKAEVWKQQLDYDRYQQLYKEESATKQQLEHVKATLDVNTSDYQSAEDNYGAAVSRIGDIEAEKTVVLAEIARLKALLDRHKLDVSYTVVTASYNGRMGRRTVEVGQMIDAGETLAFIVNDETDKWVVANYKETQVANMHIGDSVKVVADAYPDQAFRGTIISLSPATGSSFSLLPPDNSTGNYVKIVQRVPVRIRIDGERKTIDVLKVGMNVNVYVRKKQHRG